The Vulpes vulpes isolate BD-2025 chromosome 10, VulVul3, whole genome shotgun sequence genome has a window encoding:
- the BTG1 gene encoding protein BTG1 — protein MHPFYTRAATMIGEIAAAVSFISKFLRTKGLTSERQLQTFSQSLQELLAEHYKHHWFPEKPCKGSGYRCIRINHKMDPLIGQAAQRIGLSSQELFRLLPSELTLWVDPYEVSYRIGEDGSICVLYEASPAGGSTQNSSNVQMVDSRISCKEELLLGRTSPSKNYNMMTVSG, from the exons atGCATCCCTTCTACACCCGGGCCGCCACCATGATAGGCGAGATCGCCGCCGCCGTGTCCTTCATCTCCAAGTTCCTCCGCACCAAGGGGCTCACGAGCGAGCGACAGCTGCAGACCTTCAGCCAGAGCCTGCAGGAGCTGCTGGCAG AACATTATAAACATCACTGGTTCCCAGAAAAGCCGTGCAAGGGATCAGGTTACCGTTGTATTCGCATCAACCATAAAATGGATCCTCTGATTGGACAGGCAGCGCAGCGGATTGGACTGAGCAGTCAGGAGCTGTTCAGGCTGCTCCCAAGTGAACTCACACTCTGGGTTGACCCCTACGAAGTGTCCTACCGAATCGGAGAGGATGGCTCCATCTGCGTGCTGTACGAAGCCTCGCCAGCAGGAGGTAGCACTCAAAACAGCAGCAACGTGCAAATGGTAGACAGCAGAATCAGCTGTAAGGAGGAACTGCTCTTGGGCCGAACAAGCCCTTCCAAAAACTACAATATGATGACTGTATCAGGTTAA